The following are encoded together in the Naumannella cuiyingiana genome:
- the tsaE gene encoding tRNA (adenosine(37)-N6)-threonylcarbamoyltransferase complex ATPase subunit type 1 TsaE, with protein MPKHEGTGGPGDELEALDIAQAGPEDAAEMVAVMHAAFAARGPVDPPPAALAETPATIAEAVRRGGGVLARIGAEPAGVVVLVPAGEGEVTLTRVSVHPRFQHHGIAAQMIAAAHDVAARAGFVRARLLVRREFPELARRWARHGYRIDEQTAEGGIWVRDLPVAVGVPTAEAMTELGRRLASLLRGGDVLIATGDLGAGKTTLVQGIGAGLGVEEEVISPTFVLSRVHRTGPGTPDLVHVDAYRLGSAAEVDDLDLDASLAGSVTVIEWGRGVAEQLADERLELDLLVEPGGGRTVLIDPVGRRWDRAELRELARALAHV; from the coding sequence GTGCCGAAACACGAGGGGACGGGCGGTCCCGGCGACGAGCTCGAGGCGCTCGACATCGCCCAGGCCGGCCCGGAGGACGCGGCGGAGATGGTCGCGGTGATGCACGCGGCCTTCGCCGCGCGCGGGCCCGTCGACCCGCCGCCCGCGGCACTGGCGGAGACCCCGGCGACCATCGCCGAGGCGGTACGCCGCGGCGGCGGTGTGCTGGCCCGGATCGGCGCCGAGCCGGCCGGCGTCGTCGTGCTGGTGCCCGCCGGGGAGGGCGAGGTGACGCTGACGCGGGTGTCGGTGCATCCGCGGTTCCAGCACCACGGGATCGCCGCGCAGATGATCGCCGCCGCGCACGACGTGGCGGCGCGGGCGGGATTCGTCCGGGCGCGGCTGCTGGTCCGGCGGGAGTTCCCCGAGCTGGCCCGCCGGTGGGCCCGGCACGGCTACCGGATCGACGAGCAGACCGCCGAGGGCGGGATCTGGGTCCGCGACCTGCCGGTCGCGGTCGGCGTACCCACCGCCGAGGCGATGACCGAGCTGGGCCGCCGACTGGCGAGCCTGCTGCGCGGCGGCGATGTGCTGATCGCCACGGGTGATCTCGGCGCCGGCAAGACGACGCTGGTGCAGGGCATCGGCGCCGGGCTCGGGGTGGAGGAGGAGGTGATCTCGCCGACCTTCGTGTTGTCGCGGGTGCACCGCACGGGGCCGGGTACGCCGGACCTGGTGCACGTCGACGCCTATCGTCTCGGCTCGGCCGCCGAGGTGGACGATCTTGATCTCGATGCCTCGCTGGCCGGTTCGGTCACGGTGATCGAGTGGGGTCGCGGGGTCGCCGAGCAGCTTGCCGACGAGCGGTTGGAGCTGGATCTGCTGGTCGAGCCAGGCGGTGGGCGTACCGTCCTGATCGATCCGGTCGGCCGCCGCTGGGACCGCGCCGAGCTGCGCGAGCTGGCCCGGGCGTTGGCCCATGTCTGA
- a CDS encoding TetR/AcrR family transcriptional regulator, with amino-acid sequence MPLTADEIERCALGILDRYGLGDLSMRRIAATLDVAPGALYWHVPNKQQLLIRLARRIVGEPAPAAATAWAAGLTAWAHALRSRLLAHRDGAELVSSAVALAGPESGLDPAAAARALLRAAGFPQADATAAAETALHYVLGQTLAWQARDQFRGLGVVEDAPVPDSFDFGLTVIVDGLAARYRPERPGVG; translated from the coding sequence ATGCCACTGACCGCCGACGAGATCGAGCGCTGCGCGCTGGGGATCCTCGACCGCTACGGCCTGGGCGATCTCTCGATGCGCCGGATCGCGGCGACGCTCGACGTGGCGCCCGGGGCGCTCTACTGGCACGTGCCGAACAAGCAGCAGTTGCTGATCCGGCTGGCCCGCCGGATCGTCGGCGAACCCGCCCCCGCCGCTGCGACCGCTTGGGCGGCCGGCCTCACCGCCTGGGCGCACGCGCTGCGTTCCCGGCTGCTCGCCCACCGCGACGGCGCCGAGCTGGTCTCCAGCGCCGTCGCGCTGGCCGGGCCGGAGAGCGGGCTCGACCCCGCGGCCGCGGCCCGCGCCCTGCTCCGTGCGGCCGGCTTTCCCCAAGCCGACGCGACCGCGGCCGCCGAGACCGCGCTGCACTACGTGCTGGGACAGACCCTGGCCTGGCAGGCGCGCGACCAGTTCCGCGGCCTGGGAGTGGTCGAGGACGCGCCGGTGCCCGACAGCTTCGACTTCGGGCTGACGGTGATCGTCGACGGCCTCGCAGCCCGCTACCGACCCGAGCGCCCGGGCGTTGGCTGA
- a CDS encoding glycosyltransferase: MRVAVVTESFLPQVNGVTHSVLRVLEHLRDNGHEAIVLAPSAGGRAPARYAGFPVVHLPSVAMPGYASFRVATTPQWLIERELSAFAPDVVHLAAPFAMGQRALAAARRLDLPTVAIYQTEIPTYAARYGLPQAEPLLWKWVRNVHQLATMTLAPSRAARKQLIDIGVRRVGLWGRGVDSVRFHPAKRDKAFRRRYARRGEMLIGYVGRLAPEKQVDDLEVLADLPGTRTVIIGEGPRRAELEQILPHAVFLGQRTGDELPRALASMDLFVHPGELETFCQSIQEAQASGVPTIAPARGGPIDLIDPSRTGWLYSPGDLAGMRAHVRDLLGDDRKRANFGAAARAAVEHRTWPYMCDRLLGHYAEAIAEHRAQRASLPF, from the coding sequence GTGAGGGTCGCTGTGGTTACGGAGTCCTTCCTCCCGCAGGTGAACGGGGTCACCCATTCCGTCCTGCGGGTGCTCGAGCATCTCCGGGACAACGGGCACGAGGCGATCGTGCTCGCGCCGTCGGCCGGTGGCCGGGCGCCGGCGCGCTATGCCGGCTTCCCCGTCGTGCACCTGCCGTCGGTCGCGATGCCCGGCTATGCGAGCTTCCGGGTCGCCACCACTCCGCAGTGGCTGATCGAGCGCGAGCTGTCCGCCTTCGCCCCCGATGTCGTGCACCTCGCCGCGCCGTTCGCGATGGGTCAGCGGGCGCTGGCCGCGGCCCGCCGCCTCGACCTGCCGACGGTCGCGATCTACCAGACCGAGATCCCCACCTATGCCGCGCGCTACGGCCTGCCCCAGGCCGAACCGCTGCTGTGGAAGTGGGTACGCAATGTGCACCAGCTCGCCACCATGACGCTCGCCCCGTCCCGGGCGGCCCGCAAGCAGCTCATCGACATCGGCGTCCGGCGCGTCGGCCTGTGGGGCCGCGGCGTCGACTCGGTCCGGTTCCATCCGGCCAAGCGGGACAAGGCCTTCCGGCGTCGGTACGCCCGCCGCGGCGAGATGCTGATCGGCTATGTCGGGCGGTTGGCACCGGAGAAGCAGGTCGACGACCTGGAGGTGCTGGCCGACCTGCCCGGCACCCGCACGGTGATCATCGGCGAGGGGCCGCGGCGCGCGGAGCTGGAGCAGATCCTGCCGCACGCGGTCTTCCTCGGTCAGCGCACCGGCGACGAGCTGCCCCGGGCGCTGGCGTCGATGGACCTGTTCGTGCACCCGGGGGAGCTGGAGACCTTCTGCCAGTCGATCCAGGAGGCGCAGGCCTCCGGCGTACCGACCATCGCCCCGGCCCGCGGTGGCCCGATCGATCTGATCGACCCCAGCCGCACGGGCTGGCTGTATTCCCCCGGCGATCTGGCCGGCATGCGGGCCCACGTCCGCGACCTGCTCGGCGACGACCGCAAGCGGGCGAACTTCGGCGCCGCCGCCCGGGCGGCCGTCGAACACCGGACCTGGCCCTACATGTGCGACCGGCTGCTCGGCCACTACGCCGAGGCGATCGCCGAGCATCGCGCCCAGCGGGCCTCGCTGCCGTTCTGA
- a CDS encoding alpha/beta fold hydrolase, which translates to MSEGSRSAGRGAVRGATDAARRGLAAGHRVPGVAPRSAAEWVHRLAGGPRPARAYPTPGASLTAGGIAKGVGIAAGVTALAVGAVAAGLEVQSRVLARRLRDVDRETADLFALHSEGRELTTPDGVRLHVEVVEAPDAPDDLTVVWVHGYALSMDNWYFQRKAFAGQFRSVFYDQRSHGRSGHSAPELARVPQLGADLEQVIDEVVGDAPMVLVGHSMGGMTIMNLARRRPEWFGEHARVRGVALLNTSSGAMGRHSIVPGIPGTLFSRLAPPVLTTLNRLPGLVGHVRRRSGDVSFVVARRLSFADRNVSAKKVEFLNEMLQATPLDVVADFYPTFATLDESGSFAALARTDLLIIGGTDDLITPYSHTETLIESLPGAELLRLTETGHMSMIERDEQVNAALAGLFGRVRAASG; encoded by the coding sequence ATGTCTGAGGGCAGTCGGAGCGCCGGGCGCGGGGCGGTACGCGGGGCCACGGACGCCGCCCGGCGAGGACTCGCCGCCGGACACCGGGTGCCCGGGGTGGCGCCGCGGTCGGCCGCGGAATGGGTGCACCGGCTCGCCGGTGGCCCGCGCCCGGCCCGGGCGTACCCCACGCCTGGGGCGTCACTGACCGCCGGCGGGATCGCCAAGGGCGTCGGCATCGCGGCCGGCGTCACCGCGCTGGCGGTGGGTGCAGTGGCGGCCGGGCTGGAGGTGCAGTCCCGGGTGCTGGCGCGGCGGCTGCGCGATGTGGATCGCGAGACCGCGGACCTGTTCGCGCTGCACAGCGAGGGCCGCGAGCTGACCACCCCCGACGGCGTCCGGCTGCACGTCGAGGTGGTCGAGGCGCCGGATGCGCCCGACGACCTGACGGTGGTCTGGGTGCACGGGTACGCGCTGAGCATGGACAACTGGTACTTCCAGCGCAAGGCATTCGCGGGGCAGTTCCGGTCGGTGTTCTACGACCAGCGCTCGCACGGCCGGTCCGGGCACTCGGCCCCCGAGCTGGCCCGCGTGCCGCAACTCGGCGCGGACCTCGAACAGGTGATCGACGAGGTCGTCGGCGACGCGCCGATGGTGCTGGTCGGGCACTCGATGGGCGGCATGACGATCATGAATCTCGCCCGCCGCCGGCCGGAGTGGTTCGGCGAGCACGCCCGGGTCCGCGGTGTCGCGCTGCTGAACACGAGCTCCGGCGCGATGGGTCGGCACTCGATCGTGCCGGGGATCCCGGGCACGTTGTTCTCCCGGCTGGCGCCGCCCGTGCTGACCACGCTGAACCGGCTGCCGGGGTTGGTCGGCCACGTCCGCCGGCGCAGCGGCGATGTGAGCTTCGTGGTCGCCCGGCGGCTCAGCTTCGCCGATCGGAACGTGTCGGCGAAGAAGGTCGAGTTCCTCAACGAGATGTTGCAGGCCACCCCGCTGGACGTGGTCGCCGACTTCTACCCGACCTTCGCCACGCTGGACGAGTCCGGGTCGTTCGCGGCGCTCGCCCGGACCGACCTGTTGATCATCGGCGGCACCGATGACCTGATCACGCCCTACAGCCACACCGAGACCTTGATCGAATCCCTGCCCGGCGCGGAGCTGCTGCGGCTCACCGAGACCGGGCACATGTCCATGATCGAACGCGACGAGCAGGTCAATGCGGCGCTGGCCGGACTGTTCGGCCGGGTCCGCGCCGCGTCCGGCTGA
- the alr gene encoding alanine racemase — protein sequence MTDHPAPTDPRTASAVIDLGALRANLAAIGALVAPARVMLVVKANAYGHGMLPIARAARRAGIEWLGVATPQEAAALRADGDTGRVLAWLYGEDTELAPHVAAGIDLTAHRPAQLARLAAAARATGSTARVHLKADTGLHRNGARPEDWAALCAAAAEAETDGLIEVVGIWSHFASADSPEDPSIADQQAAYERAGRIAHEHGLRPPIRHLANSAGALATPGSRLDLVRIGIAGYGVDPADGKLAADAGLDLAPVMRLRAQLVAVKPLLAGESVSYGQTWTARTDTVVGLVPLGYADGVPVAASNVASARVGDRLAPIRGRVCMDQLVIDLGAGATERPGDEVVLFGAPEGPRAEDWARETGTIGYEILTRVSGRVPRVIMEEPDV from the coding sequence ATGACCGACCACCCGGCCCCCACCGACCCGCGAACCGCGTCCGCCGTGATCGATCTCGGCGCGCTGCGCGCCAACCTGGCGGCGATCGGCGCGCTGGTCGCCCCGGCGCGGGTGATGTTGGTGGTCAAGGCCAACGCCTACGGGCACGGCATGTTGCCGATCGCGCGGGCCGCGCGCCGGGCGGGGATCGAGTGGCTCGGCGTCGCCACGCCGCAGGAGGCCGCGGCGCTGCGGGCCGACGGCGACACGGGGCGGGTGCTGGCCTGGTTGTACGGCGAGGACACCGAGCTCGCCCCCCATGTGGCCGCGGGAATCGACCTGACCGCGCACCGGCCGGCGCAACTGGCCCGGCTCGCGGCCGCCGCGCGGGCGACCGGCTCGACCGCCCGGGTACACCTGAAGGCCGACACCGGGCTGCACCGCAACGGGGCCCGGCCCGAGGACTGGGCGGCCCTGTGCGCGGCGGCCGCCGAGGCGGAGACCGACGGGCTGATCGAGGTGGTCGGCATCTGGTCGCACTTCGCCAGCGCCGACAGCCCCGAGGATCCGAGCATCGCCGACCAGCAGGCGGCCTACGAGCGGGCGGGCCGGATCGCCCACGAGCACGGCCTCCGGCCGCCGATCCGGCACCTGGCCAACTCGGCCGGCGCGCTGGCGACCCCGGGATCGCGGTTGGACCTGGTCCGGATCGGGATCGCCGGCTACGGCGTCGATCCCGCCGACGGCAAGCTCGCGGCCGATGCCGGGCTGGACCTCGCGCCGGTGATGCGGCTGCGCGCCCAGTTGGTGGCCGTGAAGCCCCTGCTGGCGGGGGAGTCGGTGTCGTACGGGCAGACCTGGACGGCGCGCACCGACACGGTCGTGGGGCTGGTGCCGCTGGGGTACGCCGACGGCGTCCCGGTCGCGGCCAGCAACGTCGCCTCGGCCCGCGTCGGCGACCGGCTCGCCCCGATCCGTGGGCGGGTCTGCATGGACCAGTTGGTGATCGACCTGGGCGCCGGCGCGACGGAGCGGCCCGGCGACGAGGTCGTGCTGTTCGGTGCGCCGGAAGGACCCCGGGCCGAGGACTGGGCACGCGAGACGGGCACCATCGGCTACGAGATCCTGACCAGGGTCAGCGGCCGGGTGCCGCGGGTGATCATGGAGGAGCCAGATGTCTGA
- a CDS encoding NAD(P)H-hydrate epimerase — protein MAAIRAAEEAAPELATGELMRRAAEAVAREAGPDRPVLILAGPGNNGADGLWAGERLARAGASVAACAVLGGADDTAAAALTAAGGSMIDIDDALAMIGPQVLIIDAILGIGARPGLRGAAADAARLARERGGPVLAVDLPSGLDADGAVAPGSAFRADRTVTFGGRRLCHLLRPAADACGEVVVADIGIDLRAEAALLAGWQAADVARAWPVPGAGDDKYSRGVLGIDTGSARYPGAAVLSCTGAAWSGAGMIRYAGPGEAGREVVRALPNVTIGTGRVQAWLLGSGWGERPDARTRVDSVLALGLPTVLDADAIAALPRHPLSGRVLLTPHAGELARLLDTERAVVEADPIAAGRRAAEMTGACVLLKGTNQFVLAPGHDQVWLAAPGPAWTGQAGSGDTLAGICGTLLAAGLPAADAGVAAASLQAITAEWHPGPYPPQALASYLPATIAALLREAR, from the coding sequence GTGGCGGCGATTCGCGCCGCCGAGGAGGCAGCACCGGAGCTGGCGACCGGCGAGCTGATGCGGCGCGCCGCGGAAGCGGTCGCCCGCGAGGCCGGTCCCGATCGGCCGGTGCTGATCCTCGCCGGCCCGGGCAACAACGGCGCCGACGGCCTGTGGGCGGGGGAGCGGCTGGCCCGCGCCGGCGCCTCCGTGGCCGCCTGCGCCGTCCTCGGCGGCGCCGACGACACCGCGGCGGCCGCGCTCACGGCGGCGGGCGGGTCGATGATCGACATCGACGATGCGCTGGCCATGATCGGGCCGCAGGTGTTGATCATCGATGCGATCCTCGGCATCGGTGCCCGGCCCGGGCTGCGGGGCGCGGCAGCCGATGCGGCGCGACTGGCGCGCGAGCGTGGGGGGCCCGTGCTCGCGGTCGACCTGCCGTCCGGCCTGGACGCCGACGGTGCGGTCGCGCCCGGGTCCGCGTTCCGCGCGGATCGCACGGTGACCTTCGGCGGGCGCCGCCTGTGTCACCTGCTCCGCCCCGCCGCCGATGCCTGCGGCGAGGTCGTGGTGGCCGACATCGGCATCGACCTGCGCGCGGAGGCGGCGCTGCTCGCCGGTTGGCAGGCGGCCGACGTGGCCCGCGCCTGGCCGGTGCCGGGGGCCGGCGACGACAAGTACTCCCGCGGGGTGCTCGGCATCGACACCGGCTCGGCGCGCTACCCGGGGGCGGCGGTGCTGTCCTGTACCGGCGCGGCCTGGTCGGGCGCGGGCATGATCCGCTACGCCGGCCCGGGCGAGGCTGGCCGTGAGGTGGTCCGCGCACTGCCCAATGTGACGATCGGCACCGGCCGGGTGCAGGCATGGCTGCTCGGCTCCGGCTGGGGCGAGCGGCCCGATGCCCGCACCCGGGTGGACAGCGTGCTGGCCCTCGGCCTGCCGACCGTGCTGGACGCGGACGCCATCGCGGCCCTGCCGCGGCACCCGCTCTCCGGGCGGGTGCTGCTCACCCCGCATGCCGGGGAACTGGCCCGGCTGCTGGACACCGAACGCGCCGTGGTCGAGGCCGACCCGATTGCTGCCGGTCGCCGCGCGGCCGAGATGACCGGCGCCTGCGTACTGCTCAAGGGCACCAACCAGTTCGTCCTCGCGCCCGGGCACGATCAGGTGTGGCTGGCGGCCCCCGGCCCGGCGTGGACCGGTCAGGCAGGCTCCGGCGACACGTTGGCCGGCATCTGCGGAACGCTGCTCGCCGCCGGCCTGCCGGCCGCCGATGCTGGCGTGGCGGCCGCATCGCTGCAGGCGATCACTGCCGAGTGGCACCCCGGCCCGTACCCGCCGCAGGCGCTGGCGAGCTACCTGCCGGCGACGATCGCCGCGTTGCTCCGGGAGGCGCGATGA
- a CDS encoding holo-ACP synthase: MIIGIGVDVCQIDRYAAAEDRRPGFSARWLTEAEVALPLSSRVARFAAKEALAKALLSEGGLRWHDAEVVRDEHGRPRFEITGTVAARAAELGVDKIHLTLSHDAGIAAAYVICERSEP; the protein is encoded by the coding sequence ATGATCATCGGCATCGGCGTCGACGTCTGCCAGATCGACCGCTACGCCGCGGCGGAGGATCGCCGTCCCGGCTTCTCGGCCCGCTGGCTGACCGAGGCCGAGGTTGCGCTGCCGCTGTCGTCGCGGGTGGCCCGGTTCGCGGCGAAGGAGGCCCTGGCCAAGGCGTTGCTGTCCGAGGGCGGCCTGCGCTGGCACGATGCGGAGGTGGTGCGCGACGAGCACGGCCGACCCCGCTTCGAGATCACGGGCACGGTCGCCGCGCGCGCAGCCGAGCTCGGCGTGGACAAGATCCATCTGACGCTGTCCCACGACGCCGGGATCGCCGCGGCGTACGTGATCTGCGAGCGGAGCGAGCCGTGA
- the glmS gene encoding glutamine--fructose-6-phosphate transaminase (isomerizing): MCGIIGYVGPRSLPEVLVNGLRRLEYRGYDSAGIAVVDGGETRVAKKAGKLANLTAELAEVPLPDGSAGIGHTRWATHGAPNDVNAHPHRATGSNGNGSDRVTLIHNGIIENYAELAAELAADGLVPVSETDTEIVALLLGREVESGTPLPAAMRAVCRRLEGAYTLVAVDSDDPDRVVAARRNSPLVVGVGEGENFVASDVAAFIEHTREAIELGQDQMVVITPEGVEVTDFDGAPAPTRAYHVDWDLTAAEKDGYDWFMRKEIFEQPRAVADTLLGRTDAEGRLLLDESSISAEELRAIDKIIVVACGTAFYAGLVAKYAIEHWTRISCEVELASEFRYRDPIVDARTLVVTISQSGETMDTLMAIRHAREQGAKVMAICNTNGSTIPRESDAVIYTHAGPEIGVASTKGFLTQVVACYLLGLYLAQVRGTKFGDEVAATLAELQRTPEAIQRVLDDLEVVHKLARDLVDAPSVLFLGRHAGYPVALEGALKLKELAYIHAEGFAAGELKHGPIALIDTDLPVFVVVPPKGRDQLHDKVISNVQEIRARGARTIVLAEEGDADVAAYADTLITLPKVPTLLQPLLATVPLQVFACELATLKGHDVDQPRNLAKSVTVE, encoded by the coding sequence ATGTGCGGAATCATCGGCTACGTCGGGCCCCGGAGCCTGCCCGAGGTCCTGGTCAATGGCCTGCGTCGGCTCGAGTACCGGGGCTATGACTCGGCCGGCATCGCGGTCGTCGACGGGGGCGAGACCCGGGTGGCGAAGAAGGCCGGCAAGCTGGCGAACCTGACCGCCGAGCTGGCCGAGGTCCCGCTGCCCGACGGCAGCGCCGGCATCGGGCACACCCGGTGGGCGACGCACGGCGCGCCGAACGACGTGAACGCCCACCCGCACCGGGCCACCGGCAGCAACGGCAACGGCTCCGACCGGGTCACGCTGATCCACAACGGGATCATCGAGAACTACGCCGAGCTGGCCGCCGAGCTGGCCGCCGACGGGCTCGTCCCGGTGTCGGAGACCGATACCGAGATCGTCGCGCTGCTGCTGGGCCGCGAGGTCGAATCGGGTACGCCGCTGCCGGCGGCCATGCGGGCGGTGTGCCGGCGGCTGGAGGGGGCCTACACCCTGGTCGCCGTCGACTCGGACGATCCCGACCGGGTGGTCGCCGCGCGGCGCAACTCGCCGCTGGTGGTCGGCGTCGGCGAGGGGGAGAACTTCGTCGCCTCCGATGTGGCGGCCTTCATCGAGCACACCCGCGAGGCGATCGAGCTCGGGCAGGACCAGATGGTCGTGATCACTCCCGAGGGCGTCGAGGTCACCGACTTCGACGGCGCGCCGGCGCCGACCCGTGCCTATCACGTCGACTGGGATCTGACCGCGGCCGAGAAGGACGGCTACGACTGGTTCATGCGCAAGGAGATCTTCGAGCAGCCGCGCGCCGTCGCCGACACCCTGCTCGGGCGTACCGATGCGGAGGGCCGGCTGCTGCTGGACGAGTCCAGCATCTCCGCCGAGGAGCTGCGCGCCATCGACAAGATCATCGTGGTCGCCTGTGGCACGGCGTTCTATGCCGGGCTGGTGGCCAAGTACGCCATCGAGCACTGGACCCGGATCTCGTGCGAGGTCGAGCTGGCCAGCGAGTTCCGCTACCGCGACCCGATCGTCGACGCCCGCACCCTGGTGGTCACGATCTCCCAGTCCGGCGAGACCATGGACACGCTGATGGCGATCCGGCACGCCCGCGAACAGGGCGCGAAGGTGATGGCGATCTGCAATACCAACGGCTCGACGATTCCGCGCGAGTCCGATGCGGTGATCTACACCCATGCGGGCCCGGAGATCGGCGTTGCCTCGACCAAGGGCTTCCTGACCCAGGTCGTCGCCTGCTATCTGCTCGGGCTCTATCTCGCCCAGGTGCGCGGGACCAAGTTCGGCGACGAGGTGGCGGCCACGCTGGCCGAGCTGCAGCGTACCCCCGAGGCGATCCAGCGGGTGCTGGACGACCTGGAGGTCGTGCACAAGCTGGCGCGCGACCTGGTCGACGCGCCATCGGTGCTCTTCCTCGGTCGGCACGCGGGCTACCCGGTGGCGCTGGAAGGCGCGCTGAAGCTGAAGGAGCTCGCCTACATCCATGCCGAGGGCTTCGCCGCGGGCGAGCTGAAGCACGGCCCGATCGCCCTGATCGACACCGACCTGCCGGTCTTCGTCGTCGTGCCGCCGAAGGGTCGCGACCAACTGCACGACAAGGTGATCTCCAACGTGCAGGAGATCCGGGCCCGCGGCGCGCGGACCATCGTGCTCGCCGAGGAGGGCGATGCCGACGTCGCGGCCTATGCCGACACCTTGATCACCCTGCCGAAGGTGCCGACCCTGCTGCAGCCCCTGCTGGCCACCGTGCCGCTGCAGGTGTTCGCCTGCGAGCTGGCCACGCTGAAGGGTCACGACGTCGACCAGCCGCGCAATCTCGCCAAGTCGGTCACCGTCGAGTAG
- the ngcE gene encoding N-acetylglucosamine/diacetylchitobiose ABC transporter substrate-binding protein, which produces MSDELNPAAAFVTRRTVIRTAAITAAVAGTGLASACATGGGGGTPGGDAGGTEEKTAENPFGVDKSKPLEVVIFNGGYGDQYGTEHVALYNKWAGGDVAKMVSTTKIATELQPRFSGGNPPEVIDNAGADAMPTSALVAQNQLADMTVLLDAPTIDDPNTKIRDYLLPGTEEIGSYDGVMRALNYIFSMWGWWYSSKLFDEKGWQIAKTWDEFLALCDTIKGTGLAPIIHTGVHTQYMTAMLTSTAIKNGGLDIMLKIDNLADDAWTNDSVLMAAKEYQELYDKGFIFNGSEGMDHTTSQAEWLNGRGALLPCGSWLENEMKGKVPDGFDMKTFPTPSSPGDQLPFEALHGGAGEPFIVAEQSANKPGGMEYLRMMLSKEATTQFANLTGNLCAVKGAGDNLTDPSTALKSVADWVSAAGENVFYPLAFTWYAALKDGQKDPMRALLNGSMKAEQYCETMQGVSDSVKNDPKITKFNRTA; this is translated from the coding sequence ATGTCCGATGAGCTGAATCCGGCGGCGGCCTTCGTCACCCGGCGCACCGTGATCAGGACCGCGGCGATCACCGCAGCCGTCGCCGGCACCGGGCTGGCCAGCGCCTGCGCGACCGGTGGTGGTGGCGGTACGCCCGGCGGCGACGCCGGCGGCACCGAGGAGAAGACGGCCGAGAACCCGTTCGGCGTCGACAAGTCCAAGCCGCTCGAGGTCGTCATCTTCAACGGCGGCTACGGCGACCAGTACGGCACCGAGCATGTCGCCCTCTACAACAAGTGGGCCGGCGGCGACGTCGCCAAGATGGTCTCGACGACCAAGATCGCCACCGAGCTGCAGCCGCGGTTCTCCGGCGGCAATCCGCCCGAGGTGATCGACAATGCCGGCGCGGACGCCATGCCGACCTCGGCGCTGGTCGCGCAGAACCAGCTCGCCGACATGACCGTCCTGCTGGACGCCCCGACCATCGATGACCCGAACACCAAGATCCGCGACTACCTGCTGCCCGGCACGGAGGAGATCGGCTCCTACGACGGCGTGATGCGGGCGCTGAACTACATCTTCTCGATGTGGGGCTGGTGGTACTCCTCCAAGCTGTTCGACGAGAAGGGTTGGCAGATCGCCAAGACCTGGGACGAGTTCCTGGCCCTGTGCGACACGATCAAGGGCACGGGCCTGGCGCCGATCATCCACACCGGCGTACACACCCAGTACATGACCGCCATGCTGACCTCGACCGCCATCAAGAACGGCGGCCTGGACATCATGTTGAAGATCGACAACCTCGCCGACGACGCCTGGACCAACGACTCGGTGCTGATGGCGGCCAAGGAGTACCAGGAGCTGTACGACAAGGGCTTCATCTTCAACGGCTCCGAGGGCATGGACCACACCACCAGCCAGGCCGAGTGGCTGAACGGCCGCGGCGCGCTGCTGCCGTGCGGCTCGTGGCTGGAGAACGAGATGAAGGGCAAGGTGCCGGACGGCTTCGACATGAAGACCTTCCCGACCCCGTCCAGCCCCGGCGACCAGTTGCCGTTCGAGGCGCTGCACGGCGGCGCGGGCGAGCCGTTCATCGTTGCCGAGCAGTCGGCGAACAAGCCGGGCGGCATGGAGTACCTGCGAATGATGCTGAGCAAGGAGGCGACCACGCAGTTCGCCAACCTGACCGGCAACCTGTGCGCGGTGAAGGGCGCCGGCGACAACCTGACCGACCCGTCGACCGCGCTGAAGTCGGTCGCGGACTGGGTCAGCGCCGCCGGCGAGAACGTCTTCTACCCGCTCGCGTTCACCTGGTACGCCGCGCTCAAGGACGGCCAGAAGGACCCGATGCGGGCCCTGCTGAACGGCAGCATGAAGGCCGAGCAGTACTGCGAGACCATGCAGGGCGTGTCCGACTCGGTGAAGAACGACCCAAAGATCACCAAGTTCAACCGCACCGCCTGA